In one Solanum dulcamara chromosome 1, daSolDulc1.2, whole genome shotgun sequence genomic region, the following are encoded:
- the LOC129899556 gene encoding uncharacterized protein LOC129899556 — translation MRERLSMSMLVFRSRSLFFMAATKLMTISIALAALSASAATIGVVFWRRKTRTDEEKIRELEKSLKAALQNCSAERQGRIRAEQALRKVAKSNDSSDSYPLSPIAITRSCFSTRNGTPRQPLIVPVAKACLVFDPTRVPPASLEGLEGYSHCWIIYVFHLNTDLDKLWKHPSRSKFKAKVRVPRLKGERMGVFATRSPHRPCPLGLTVAKVDVVDGNKVYISGVDLVDGTPVLDIKPYLPYCDSIPGAMVPDWVKADNMLAITSVNFSHDFSASLNHCWSRKMQNKKKTEISLYTSPTEFQNLIQQVLSWDIRSVSQRIRPHKTENSSTNNVTPEDDDSQEELHFPDDIVYHLILEGLDTSYKIDYDGNVHVEKIEPCIPN, via the exons ATGAGGGAAAGGTTATCAATGTCTATGCTCGTCTTTCGTTCTAGGTCATTATTTTTCATGGCGGCAACCAAATTGATGACAATCTCAATAGCACTCGCTGCTCTTTCTGCATCAGCAGCAACCATAGGTGTTGTGTTTTGGAGAAGAAAGACGAGGACTGATGAGGAGAAAATCCGAGAGTTGGAAAAATCTTTGAAGGCTGCATTGCAAAATTGCAGTGCTGAGAGGCAAGGTCGCATTAGAGCTGAACAAGCATTGAGGAAAGTGGCCAAGTCAAATGATTCTAGTGATTCATATCCCTTGTCACCTATTGCAATCACTCGGTCATGCTTCTCCACGAG GAATGGGACTCCGAGGCAACCTTTGATTGTACCAGTTGCTAAAGCATGTCTAGTATTTGATCCAACTCGAGTTCCACCTGCATCTCTTGAAGGTCTTGAAGGCTATTCACATTGTTGGATAATCTATGTGTTTCATCTAAACACGGATCTTGACAAGTTATGGAAGCATCCATCACGGTCTAAGTTCAAGGCAAAGGTAAGAGTACCAAGGCTGAAAGGAGAAAGGATGGGGGTCTTTGCGACTAGATCTCCTCATCGCCCATGCCCTCTAGGCCTTACTGTTGCAAAGGTTGATGTTGTGGATGGGAATAAAGTTTACATATCTGGTGTTGATTTAGTTGATGGAACTCCCGTCCTTGACATCAAGCCATATCTTCCATACTGTGATAGCATCCCTGGTGCAATGGTCCCCGATTGGGTAAAGGCGGATAATATGTTAGCTATCACATCTGTTAACTTCTCTCACGACTTCTCTGCCTCTCTGAACCATTGTTGGTCAAGAAAAATGcaaaacaagaagaaaactGAGATATCACTCTATACATCTCCTACTGAATTTCAAAACTTAATTCAACAAGTGCTGTCATGGGACATACGATCAGTATCTCAGAGAATTCGTCCTCACAAGACTGAAAATAGCAGCACGAATAATGTAACACCTGAAGACGATGACAGTCAAGAGGAACTTCATTTTCCTGACGATATTGTTTACCACCTTATTTTGGAAGGCCTTGACACCTCCTACAAAATTGACTATGACGGCAATGTTCATGTTGAAAAGATTGAACCTTGCATTCCAAACTGA
- the LOC129899535 gene encoding glucosamine inositolphosphorylceramide transferase 1-like, with the protein MGSLPIAVSGSTVNGGGCRWWRWCNKNNSTGKSSSNGSSSSDSCANSSAFVFFLVSFVCLASIAGLYCRLLLPPNVHTTLSSLGCNEDNEGSWSIGVYYGNSPFNLKPIEEAFVWRNKTAAWPVANPVVTCASASGASFPSNFVADPFLYVQGDILYLFFEAKNSITMQGDIGVARSTDKGATWEQLGVALDEDWHLSYPYVFDYNGNTYMMPEGSAKGDLRLYRSVKFPTEWKLEKIIMKKPLVDSFIIQHDGKYWLFGSDHSGIGAKKNGQLEIWYSSSPLGPWKPHKKNPIYNTDKSKGARNGGRPFLYGGHLHRAGQDCGETYGRRLRLFKIEALTPTEYKEVEVPLGLKDSMKGRNAWNGARSHQLDVQQLSSGEWVAVMDGDRVPSGDVNRRFILGCASVLGVVMLVIVFGMLLGAVKGLVPLSWCPHNVGKRSDASFDWERSSLLSNRMRLFCSRLNRASSSLRARIKPKTCSGGLVLAVIFIVTVVLMCTGVKYIYGGSGAQEAYPLNGQYSQFTLLTMTYDARLWNLKMYVKHYSRCSSVREIVVVWNKGQPPELSELDSAVPVRIRVEEQNSLNNRFKVDPFIKTRAVLELDDDIMMPCDDVERGFKVWREHPERIVGFYPRLADGNPLKYRAENHARDHNGYNMILTGAAFIDSKMAFEKYWSNEAAAGRAVVDKLFNCEDVLLNYLYANASSSSTVEYVKPAWAIDTSKFSGVAISRNTQTHYGLRSSCLQKFSEMYGSISSRKSQFHHRNDGWDV; encoded by the exons aTGGGTTCTCTTCCAATTGCGGTTTCTGGGTCCACCGTCAACGGTGGAGGTTGTAGGTGGTGGCGGTGGTGCAACAAGAATAACAGTACCGGAAAGAGTAGTAGTAATGGCAGCAGCAGCAGTGATTCTTGTGCTAACTCATCAGCTTTTGTGTTCTTTTTGGTGTCTTTTGTTTGTCTTGCTTCAATTGCTGGACTTTATTGTAGACTTTTACTACCCCCAAATGTACATACAACACTTTCTTCTTTGGGGTGTAATGAGGACAATGAAGGTTCTTGGTCAATTGGGGTCTACTATGGAAACTCTCCTTTTAATCTTAAACCCATTGAAGAG GCATTTGTTTGGAGGAACAAGACTGCAGCATGGCCAGTGGCAAATCCTGTTGTCACTTGTGCTTCAGCTTCTGGGGCTAGTTTTCCTAGTAATTTTGTTGCTGATCCTTTTCTTTATGTCCAG GGAGACATCCTTTACCTGTTCTTTGAAGCAAAAAACTCAATCACAATGCAAGGGGATATTGGAGTTGCAAGAAGTACTGATAAGGGAGCAACGTGGGAGCAGTTGGGTGTTGCTCTGGATGAAGACTGGCATCTCTCCTATCCTTATGTCTTTGACTACAATGGCAAT ACCTATATGATGCCTGAGGGCAGTGCTAAAGGGGATCTTCGTCTTTATCGATCTGTAAAGTTTCCTACGGAATGGAAACTGGAAAAGATCATAATGAAAAAGCCGCTTGTTGATTCTTTTATCATTCAACATGATGGGAAGTACTGGCTTTTTGGTTCAGATCACAGTGGAATTGGTGCCAAGAAGAATGGTCAGTTGGAGATTTGGTATAGTAGCTCACCTCTTGGTCCTTGGAAACCGCATAAAAAGAATCCTATCTATAACACAGATAAGAGCAAGGGGGCCCGAAATGGAGGTAGACCATTTTTATATGGTGGCCATCTTCATCGTGCTGGTCAAGACTGTGGTGAGACATACGGGCGGCGTTTACGTCTATTTAAAATAGAAGCTCTGACACCTACTGAATACAAAGAAGTTGAGGTTCCTCTGGGTCTTAAAGATTCAATGAAGGGACGAAATGCCTGGAATGGTGCCCGCAGTCATCAACTTGATGTGCAGCAACTAAGCTCTGGAGAGTGGGTTGCAGTAATGGATGGGGACCGAGTCCCTTCAGGAGATGTAAATCGACGGTTTATTTTAGGTTGTGCATCAGTTTTAGGTGTTGTAATGCTGGTTATAGTGTTTGGTATGCTACTAGGAGCAGTGAAAGGATTAGTTCCCTTAAGTTGGTGCCCTCACAATGTTGGAAAGAGGAGTGATGCGTCTTTCGATTGGGAAAGATCAAGCTTGTTATCTAATAGAATGAGACTATTTTGTAGTCGGTTGAACAGAGCAAGCTCGTCTCTCCGTGCCAGAATAAAGCCAAAAACATGCAGTGGAGGGTTGGTTCTTGCTGTAATATTTATAGTCACTGTGGTGTTAATGTGCACTGGAGTGAAATACATTTATGGAGGCAGCGGTGCACAGGAAGCTTACCCATTGAATGGTCAGTACTCTCAGTTCACTTTATTAACAATGACCTACGATGCTCGGCTCTGGAACTTGAAAATGTACGTCAAGCATTACTCAAGGTGTTCTTCCGTGCGTGAGATCGTTGTAGTGTGGAATAAAGGCCAACCTCCAGAACTGAGTGAGCTCGACTCAGCAGTGCCAGTGAGGATAAGAGTAGAGGAACAGAACTCGCTAAACAATCGATTTAAAGTAGATCCTTTCATAAAGACACGAGCAGTTCTTGAGCTTGATGACGACATTATGATGCCTTGTGATGATGTTGAACGGGGATTTAAGGTATGGCGTGAGCACCCTGAACGCATCGTAGGGTTTTACCCCCGGCTTGCAGATGGAAACCCATTGAAATATAGAGCTGAAAATCATGCTCGCGATCACAATGGATACAATATGATTCTGACAGGGGCTGCCTTCATCGACAGCAAAATGGCTTTTGAGAAGTACTGGAGCAATGAAGCTGCAGCAGGAAGGGCAGTGGTGGACAAACTTTTTAACTGTGAGGATGTGTTGTTAAACTACTTGTACGCAAATGCGAGCTCTTCCAGTACAGTTGAATATGTGAAACCAGCATGGGCAATCGATACTTCAAAGTTTTCTGGCGTTGCAATAAGCCGGAATACACAGACTCACTATGGACTCAGAAGTAGTTGCCTCCAAAAGTTTTCAGAAATGTATGGAAGCATATCAAGTAGAAAATCACAATTTCATCATCGAAACGACGGTTGGGATGTATAG
- the LOC129899546 gene encoding 3-phosphoinositide-dependent protein kinase 2-like has translation MLALVGGEGEMEQEFDAKLKIQNNSANTQRSKSFSFRAPQENFTIQDFELGKIYGVGSYSKVVRAKKKDTANVYALKIMDKKFITKENKTAYVKLERIVLDQLDHPGVVRLYFTFQDTFSLYMALESCEGGELFDQITRKGRLSEDEAHFYAAEVVDALEYIHSMGLIHRDIKPENLLLTSDGHIKIADFGSVKPMQDSRITVLPNAASDDKACTFVGTAAYVPPEVLNSSPATFGNDLWALGCTLYQMLSGTSPFKDASEWLIFQRIIARDIRFPNYFSNEARDIIDQLLDTDPSRRPGAGPDGYASLKTHPFFSGIDWENLRSQTPPRLAMEPKAPSTHSSGDEQDPSWNPSHIGDCSVRPNDGNGGAASTSEAGSSITRLASIDSFDSKWKQFLDPGESVLMISMVKKLQKLTNKKVQLILTNKPKLIYVDPSKLVIKGNIIWSDNPNDLSIQVTSPSQFKICTPKKVMSFEDAKNRAQQWKKAIEALQNR, from the exons atgttgGCGTTGGTAGGGGGAGAAGGTGAAATGGAGCAAGAATTTGATGCAAAGTTAAAGATTCAGAACAATTCAGCTAATACTCAGAGATCTAAGAGCTTTTCATTTAGAGCACCACAGGAGAATTTTACAATTCAAGATTTTGAATTGGGAAAGATCTATGGAGTTGGTTCTTATTCCAAG GTTGTCAGAGCAAAAAAGAAAGATACTGCAAATGTTTATGCCTTGAAGATCATGGACAAAAAGTTCATCACTAAGGAAAATAAGACTGCTTATGTGAAACTAGAGCGTATTGTACTTGATCAGTTAGATCATCCCGGCGTTGTCCGACTATATTTCACCTTTCAAGACACTTTTTCACTGT ACATGGCGCTCGAGTCTTGTGAAGGTGGAGAGCTTTTTGATCAAATAACAAGG AAAGGCCGTTTGTCTGAAGACGAAGCACACTTTTATGCAGCTGAAGTTGTAGATGCTCTTGAATATATACATAGTATGGGGTTGATTCATCGAGATATTAAG CCAGAGAACCTGCTTCTTACTTCAGATGGACATATTAAAATTGCAGACTTTGGCAGTGTAAAGCCAATGCAGGATAGCAGAATAACAGTCCTTCCGAATGCTGCATCAG ATGACAAAGCATGTACTTTTGTGGGAACAGCCGCTTATGTCCCTCCTGAAGTTTTAAATTCTTCTCCGGCCACTTTTGG AAATGATCTTTGGGCACTTGGCTGTACATTGTATCAAATGCTTTCAGGAACTTCTCCGTTTAAAGATGCCAGCGAGTGGCTCATCTTCCAGAGAATCATTGCCAGAGATATTAGATtcccaaattatttttcaaatgaaGCCAGAGATATTATTGATCAGCTGCTG GATACTGATCCTAGCAGAAGACCTGGTGCTGGACCTGATGGTTATGCTTCCTTGAAAACTCATCCTTTTTTTAGTGGGATCGATTGGGAGAATTTGCGGTCACAGACCCCTCCAAGGCTAGCCATGGAGCCAAAA GCCCCGTCAACTCATAGCAGTGGTGATGAGCAAGACCCTTCATGGAATCCATCGCACATTGGAGATTGTTCAGTTAGACCTAACGATGGAAACGGTGGTGCTGCATCAACTTCTGAAGCTGGTAGCAGCATCACCAGGCTTGCATCAATCGATTCCTTCGACTCGAAATG GAAGCAATTTTTGGATCCTGGTGAATCCGTGCTCATGATCTCGATGGTGAAAAAGTTACAGAAGCTCACAAACAAGAAAGTTCAGCTAATCCTAACAAATAAACCAAAGTTGATTTATGTAGATCCCTCAAAGTTAGTGATCAAAGGGAACATTATATGGTCCGACAATCCTAACGACCTTAGTATTCAAGTCACAAGTCCTTCTCAGTTCAAGATTTGTACA CCAAAGAAAGTTATGTCATTCGAGGATGCTAAAAACCGAGCACAACAGTGGAAAAAGGCAATTGAAGCTCTCCAGAACCGGTGA
- the LOC129885347 gene encoding uncharacterized protein LOC129885347: MGDTNVSSFEANTMPSVSKTPVSTAMATIEKPVKFTEEGTSDNEKFIVTEAWIYSDFLCKNYILNGLEDGLYNVFSVCKTFKELWYVLEKKYKTEDAGLKKFVATKFLNYKIVDSKNVMSQVQELQVIIHDLLVEDMVINEIFQVAAFIEKLPPLWKDFKNYLKHKRKKIILENLIVRLRIVEDNKAAEKKARGNSTIMGANIVEDGPNKSKKRKKPFSPKNYPSKKKFKEDCHNCGKTGHKAVECRAPKKEKKKGQTNMVDTNGDVENLCAMMTECNLVGNPKKWWLDSGAT, from the exons ATGGGTGATACAAATGTATCAAGTTTTGAAGCAAACACAATGCCTTCAGTCAGTAAAACACCAGTTTCTACAGCAATGGCTACTATAGAAAAGCCTGTAAAGTTTACTG AAGAAGGAACTTCTgacaatgaaaaatttattgtGACTGAGGCATGGATATATTCTGATTTCCTTTGCAAGAACTACATACTCAATGGATTGGAAGATGGCTTGTATAACGTCTTCAGtgtttgtaaaacctttaaagaACTCTGGTATGTTCTtgaaaagaaatacaaaactGAAGATGCAGGCTTAAAGAAGTTTGTCGCTACAAAATTTTTGAACTATAAGATAGTTGATAGCAAGAATGTCATGTCTCAAGTTCAAGAATTACAAGTCATTATTCATGATCTCCTGGTAGAAG ATATGGTCATAAATGAGATATTTCAAGTAGCAGCGTTTATTGAGAAACTACCTCCTTTATGGAAagacttcaaaaattatttgaagcacAAACGAAAGaaaataattcttgaaaactTGATTGTTCGTCTCAGGATCGTGGAAGACAACAAGGCTGCCGAAAAGAAGGCTAGAGGAAACTCAACAATTATGGGAGCAAATATTGTTGAGGATGgtccaaataaatcaaaaaagaggaagaaaccTTTTTCACCAAAAAACTATCCTAGCAAAAAGAAGTTCAAAGAAGACTGCCACAACTGTGGAAAAACTGGACATAAGGCTGTGGAATGTCGTGCTcccaagaaggaaaagaagaaaggtCAAACCAACATGGTTGATACAAACGGGGATGTTGAAAACTTATGTGCAATGATGACTGAATGCAACCTGGTAGGAAATCCCAAAAAGtggtggcttgattcaggaGCTACGTAG
- the LOC129899562 gene encoding uncharacterized protein LOC129899562 gives MAISIRRALASYRSIYSALRATNFTANRFSSSIGSTLSPIRYETVPCFLQQTTNFLLESRRSFAKGRRQIREEVDGDDYGSVTTAVNVGPNIKATAVSQMEAAIDALSRELTKLRTGRASAGMLDHIIVDSGGVKTPLCRMAVISVLDPKTLSVNPYDPDSLKELEKAIISSPLGLNPQSDNQRLIVPIPPLTKEHVQAVCKVVAKSSEDVKQSIRRARQKALDTIKKSLPKKKDKDKSASAFSEDDAKRLEKEIDDLTKKFIKSAEDMCKSKEKEITSS, from the exons ATGGCGATCTCAATTAGACGAGCATTAGCATCTTACCGCAGTATCTATAGTGCATTGCGGGCTACCAATTTCACTGCAAATCGTTTCTCCTCTTCTATAGGCTCCACTTTAAGTCCAATTCGGTATGAAACTGTTCCCTGTTTTCTGCAGCAGACCACCAATTTTCTGCTTGAAAGTCGGAGAAGTTTTGCTAAAGGAAGGAGACAAATTA GGGAGGAGGTAGATGGTGATGATTATGGAAGTGTGACCACAGCTGTAAATGTAGGTCCTAACATTAAAGCTACTGCAGTCTCACAGATGGAGGCAGCAATTGATGCATTATCACGAGAATTGACCAAGCTGCGAACTGGAAGAGCATCGGCTG GGATGCTTGATCATATCATTGTTGACTCAGGAGGTGTTAAGACACCTCTTTGCAGGATGGCTGTCATTTCAGTGCTAGACCCAAAAACCTTGTCAGTGAATCCTTATGATCCAGAT TCTCTTAAAGAGTTGGAGAAAGCCATTATTTCATCTCCATTGGGATTAAATCCTCAATCCGACAACCAGAGATTAATTGTACCAATACCTCC GTTGACTAAGGAGCATGTGCAG GCTGTATGCAAAGTGGTTGCGAAATCATCTGAAGACGTTAAGCAAAGTATAAGACGAGCGCGCCAGAAG GCTTTGGACACTATAAAGAAATCTTTGCCCAAGAAGAAAGACAAAGACAAGTCAGCTTCAGCTTTCTCAGAAGACGATGCAAAAAGACTGGAGAAGGAA ATTGATGACTTGACTAAAAAGTTTATAAAGTCAGCAGAAGATATGTGCAAGtcaaaggaaaaagaaataacTAGCAGTTGA